The following coding sequences are from one Silene latifolia isolate original U9 population unplaced genomic scaffold, ASM4854445v1 scaffold_32.2, whole genome shotgun sequence window:
- the LOC141639275 gene encoding caffeoyl-CoA O-methyltransferase-like, with the protein MDAMGSFMKDVKDAGLLQSAELSQYILSTSVYPREPKPLKELREATQSHPLCFMGTSPLAGQLLSFMLKTVNPKKTIEVGVYTGYSLLLTALSIPDDGKITAIDVDKEAYGIGLPFIQEAGVENKINFIESDAMLALDRLLEEEGNEGTFDFAFVDADKPNYVNYHEKLIKLIKVGGILAYDNTLWGGTVAMPESQVPEFMKNIRVAVVKLNQVLASDSRIDIAHLPLGDGVTFCRRLF; encoded by the exons ATGGATGCAATGGGTAGTTTTATGAAGGATGTGAAGGATGCAGGGTTATTACAAAGTGCTGAGTTGTCTCAG TATATCCTGAGTACTAGCGTTTATCCACGAGAACCGAAGCCTCTTAAAGAGCTAAGGGAAGCAACTCAAAGTCATCCACT GTGCTTCATGGGTACTTCACCGCTAGCAGGACAGTTGTTGTCATTTATGCTTAAGACGGTGAATCCAAAGAAGACAATTGAAGTGGGAGTTTACACCGGATATTCCCTCTTACTCACTGCACTTTCAATCCCAGACGACGGAAAG ATCACAGCAATTGATGTAGATAAGGAGGCATATGGGATAGGCTTGCCATTTATCCAAGAAGCTGGTGTCGAGAACAAAATCAACTTCATTGAGTCTGATGCTATGCTAGCTCTTGACCGTCTTTTGGAGGAG GAAGGTAATGAGGGAACTTTCGACTTTGCCTTTGTGGATGCTGATAAGCCTAACTACGTGAATTACCACGAGAAATTGATCAAACTGATCAAGGTTGGTGGTATACTTGCTTATGACAACACTCTCTGGGGAGGCACTGTGGCGATGCCAGAATCACAAGTACCAGAGTTCATGAAGAATATTAGAGTGGCTGTTGTCAAACTCAACCAAGTGCTTGCTTCTGATTCTCGCATTGATATTGCTCATCTCCCTTTGGGTGATGGTGTTACTTTCTGTCGACGTTT